The proteins below come from a single Diadema setosum chromosome 21, eeDiaSeto1, whole genome shotgun sequence genomic window:
- the LOC140244880 gene encoding melanopsin-like: MDEISLSGENVTSVSFVYRSAVIISTFTLTTAVVGIVENLVIFLAFAMSRKLQTATNIFLINLSISQALMCLIWIFVSAMYLNLMKWLRSDATCQVLNALSVIATYCMSLTITVVALNRYILITKTKETYSRVFSRRNVGCILIFCWLSPAVTAVIPHVSGPNDLVKYDMSAQRCVYTFDHPMGKALSLFSAISATIAFFVTLCSYSKIFRHVRQSTRSLESSSGNSQAHRQRKMELKVTKTVLCLICFYFILFVGPALAVSLAFVVHRGNQKEPGYARAMLIVLYICVELFVLNSCVNPVIYGWKHPHFRLVLGCILRRRLREIPQPSGWLSQFVGRDHGATQVTYSLDAVDRR, encoded by the coding sequence ATGGATGAAATCTCACTCAGCGGAGAGAATGTCACAAGCGTTAGCTTCGTCTACAGATCCGCAGTCATTATAAGTACGTTTACACTCACTACGGCGGTAGTCGGAATCGTTGAGAACCTGGTGATCTTTCTCGCGTTCGCAATGTCAAGGAAGCTTCAGACGGCGACCAACATCTTCCTCATCAATCTCAGCATCTCCCAAGCACTAATGTGTCTCATCTGGATATTCGTGTCTGCCATGTATTTGAACCTGATGAAATGGCTACGCTCCGATGCAACTTGCCAGGTGCTGAACGCACTCTCTGTCATTGCGACTTACTGCATGTCGCTCACCATTACAGTAGTTGCTCTAAACCGCTACATACTCATCACCAAGACGAAAGAGACGTACTCCCGCGTCTTTTCGAGGAGGAATGTCGGATGTATACTTATCTTCTGCTGGCTTTCCCCCGCTGTCACCGCTGTGATTCCCCACGTGTCTGGACCCAACGACCTCGTCAAATATGACATGTCCGCACAACGCTGCGTGTACACCTTCGACCATCCCATGGGAAAAGCTCTGTCACTGTTCAGCGCCATCTCTGCGACAATTGCCTTTTTTGTAACCCTATGTAGCTACAGCAAGATCTTCAGACATGTTAGACAGAGCACCCGCTCACTTGAAAGTTCCTCTGGTAACAGCCAGGCGCATCGACAGAGAAAGATGGAGCTAAAAGTCACGAAAACTGTGCTCTGTTTGATATGCTTTTACTTCATCTTGTTTGTTGGTCCAGCCTTGGCAGTGAGTCTGGCTTTCGTCGTCCACCGTGGGAATCAAAAAGAGCCTGGATACGCCAGGGCAATGCTGATCGTCTTGTATATTTGTGTAGAACTTTTCGTGCTCAATAGCTGTGTCAACCCTGTCATCTACGGGTGGAAGCATCCGCATTTCAGGCTCGTCCTCGGTTGCATCCTCCGTAGACGGCTGCGTGAAATCCCCCAACCTTCAGGCTGGTTGTCACAATTTGTCGGCCGCGACCACGGAGCTACACAAGTGACCTACAGCTTGGACGCAGTAGATCGCAGATGA
- the LOC140244881 gene encoding melanopsin-like, producing MHHTVIPSGFLELVKMDKVALSGENVTSVSFVYRSAVILSTFTLAMAVVGIVENLVIFLAFAMSRKLQTATNIFLINLGISQTLVCLVWIFDAAVYLDGKNWIRSNESCQVLYALNHNGTFCIALTIMVVALNRYVLITKGKETYYSVFSRRNVGCMVTFSWLLPTVTVVIPQVSGSDHAVEYDMSTQRCVYNFDHHKGKVLALLSATFATITFLAATLCSYCKIFRHVRQSTRSLESSSSNNQTRRQGNMELKITKTLFYLICFYYILCVGPAMAVGLAFLVNHGDDKNPEDTPALHIVILFCIELVVLNSCVNPVIYGWKHPHLRIVLGCILRRRLREIPQPSGWLSRLLGRDHGATQVTYSLDAVDSR from the coding sequence ATGCATCACACTGTGATACCCTCAGGTTTCCTCGAATTGGTGAAGATGGATAAAGTAGCACTCAGTGGAGAGAATGTCACAAGCGTTAGCTTCGTCTACAGATCCGCAGTCATTCTAAGTACGTTTACACTTGCTATGGCGGTAGTCGGAATCGTTGAGAACCTGGTGATCTTTCTCGCGTTCGCAATGTCGAGGAAGCTTCAGACGGCGACGAACATCTTCCTCATCAATCTCGGCATCTCCCAAACATTAGTGTGCCTCGTCTGGATATTCGACGCTGCCGTGTATTTGGATGGAAAGAACTGGATACGCTCCAACGAATCTTGCCAGGTGTTGTACGCACTTAATCACAACGGGACTTTTTGCATCGCTCTCACCATAATGGTGGTTGCTCTCAACCGCTACGTACTCATCACCAAGGGTAAAGAGACGTACTACAGTGTCTTTTCGAGGAGGAATGTCGGGTGTATGGTGACCTTCTCCTGGCTTCTCCCCACAGTCACCGTTGTTATTCCTCAAGTGTCTGGATCCGATCACGCCGTCGAATACGACATGTCAACACAACGCTGTGTCTACAATTTTGATCATCATAAAGGGAAAGTGTTGGCACTGCTTAGCGCCACTTTTGCGACAATTACCTTTCTTGCAGCAACCCTATGTAGCTACTGCAAGATCTTTAGACATGTTAGACAGAGCACCCGCTCACTTGAAAGTTCCTCCAGTAACAACCAGACGCGTCGACAGGGAAACATGGAGCTAAAAATCACCAAAACCCTGTTCTATCTGATATGCTTCTACTACATCTTGTGTGTTGGTCCAGCCATGGCAGTAGGTCTAGCCTTCCTTGTTAACCACGGGGACGACAAGAATCCTGAAGACACCCCGGCACTGCATATCGTCATACTCTTCTGCATCGAACTCGTCGTGCTCAATAGCTGTGTCAACCCTGTGATCTACGGTTGGAAGCATCCGCATTTAAGGATCGTCCTCGGTTGCATCCTCCGCAGACGGCTGCGTGAAATCCCCCAACCTTCAGGCTGGTTGTCACGATTGCTCGGCCGCGACCACGGAGCTACACAAGTGACTTACAGCTTGGACGCAGTAGATAGCAGATGA
- the LOC140244882 gene encoding melanopsin-like, whose protein sequence is MSRKLQTATNIFLINLSISQTAMCLIWIFVSATYLNLMKWLRSDATCQVLHALSVIATYCMSLTITVVPLNRYLLITKTKETYSRVFSRRNVVCILVFSWLSPTVTVVIPQVSGPDDLVKYDMSAQRCVNTSDHPKGKALALFGVICSTIAFLVTLCSYCKIFRHVRQSTRSLESSSNTSQAHRQRNMELKVTKTLLCLICFYFILCIGPSIAPSLAFVVHRGNKKEPGYALAMLIVLYICGELVVLNTCVNPA, encoded by the coding sequence ATGTCGAGGAAGCTTCAGACGGCGACCAACATCTTCCTCATCAACCTGAGCATCTCCCAAACAGCAATGTGTCTCATCTGGATATTCGTGTCTGCCACGTATTTGAACCTAATGAAATGGCTACGCTCCGATGCAACTTGCCAGGTGCTACACGCACTTTCTGTTATTGCGACTTACTGCATGTCGCTCACCATTACAGTAGTTCCTCTAAACCGCTACTTACTCATTACCAAGACGAAAGAGACGTACTCCCGTGTCTTTTCGAGGAGGAATGTGGTATGTATACTTGTCTTCAGCTGGCTTTCCCCCACTGTCACCGTTGTGATTCCCCAGGTGTCTGGACCCGACGACCTCGTCAAATACGACATGTCAGCACAACGCTGCGTCAACACCTCCGACCATCCCAAGGGAAAAGCTCTGGCACTGTTTGGCGTCATCTGTTCGACAATTGCCTTTCTCGTAACCCTATGTAGCTACTGCAAGATCTTCAGACATGTTAGACAGAGCACCCGCTCACTTGAAAGTTCCTCTAATACCAGCCAGGCGCATCGACAGAGAAATATGGAGTTAAAAGTTACGAAAACTTTGCTTTGTTTGATATGCTTTTACTTCATCTTGTGTATAGGTCCATCAATAGCACCGAGTCTGGCTTTCGTCGTCCACCGTGGGAATAAAAAAGAGCCTGGATACGCCCTGGCAATGCTGATCGTCTTGTATATTTGCGGAGAACTTGTCGTGCTCAATACCTGTGTCAACCCTGCAtag